In the genome of Chlamydiales bacterium, the window CATGATGAGCAGGAGTTCTGTCGTCGCAACCCTGCTTAAAATCTCCTCGCTATCTTGAATGAGCTTCTTCTCGGAAGAGCTCTCCTGCTTTAGCCAGACCCCTTCATGAGAGTGTGTTGCAAAAGCGTGCTCTGATGCTACTTTTTGGCTAAAAAACGCAGAGGGAAGCACGATATCTACGTTCCTATCTCGGTCGATCTTCTGATGGATCCCCTCATTGAGAGCATAAAAGGAGCGGTGCTTAACGCGGTTCATTACAGATAGGGGGTCGCTTCCAGGATAGTCGGCTTCAAGCTGCTGCCAGCGCCTTTTCACCCAGTCGATCGCAGCGGCAAGAACAGGATGCTGAGCTCTCGATCCGATGATGTGCGTTCCAGGAAAGAGAGATGAGCTTAAAATCGAGGGAGCAAGCTCTTCAAGCCCGCAGTAGAAGTCATACGCGGCGTTGAGAGGCTCAAAATTTGCATTGCAGAGGAGGTCGTGGTCAATATAGAGCCCGCCCTCTGCAAGAAGAATCTCGTAGCGCAGAAGCTCGGAACGCTCGCAAAAATTGTCTGATAAAAAGTAGTTAGAGAGCAGATTGGGAAGGTGGCAATCTTCTACTAAAACCTTCTGCATTGCGGGATGGGGAGCCGCGCGGTCGATATCGGTCCAGAACTTGACTGTCCACGAGGGGTGCCTGTCGATCCATGAGGCGATATTTTTCACAGAACCTGGAGGGAACTCTTTAGGTCCGAGCCAAACAACGTGAAGCGTTTTGGGAATCTTTAGGGCTTCGGAGGGAAGAAGAGCTTTTTCAAAATTCTTTTCATAGAGCTTTTTGAAAAAACCGAGCGTCTCTTTATCCTCTCGCGTCTGAACATAGTTCCAACGGAAGGTCTGCTTCCCCATGAGAAGTTCAAAGTCACGGCACTCCTGCCACTTTTTTGAAAGGGGGCTAGCTCCCTCTCCTCTGAATAGGAAAAATAGTCCCAGGGCGACAATCGGCAGAAGAAGAAGCCACTTCGCTTTCAGATTTCTCATAAATAGAGAGCCTATCTGGCAAAGTTTATTTCCGTCAACCGGAAGAAGAGCGCGCTTCTCTTTAGAAGCGGAAGCCGAGGCCTGCGCCGAGGTCTAGGCCGCCGGTCTGTCTATGCGACATGTTGTTGAAGCCGAACCAGTTGAAGCGGTAGGCCGCAAGAACGTCGACGAAGAACCACTTGTTCACATCAAACTCCATCCCCGCCTGATAGAATGAGGCAAAGCCCCACTTATGCGTATGCTTGGGAATAAAATCAGAGTCGTTGAAGAAGTGGACATAAGCCGCACCAACTCCGATCCCCAGGTAGGGATGGAACCAGGAGCTGCCGCCTATTTTTGCATTGATACCGACTGTTGTAGGAACGAGGGTAATTCGAGTTTTATGCCCTACTCCTACGCTATGGCCGCTTTTATGCGTTACCGCTCCATTGGCGAAGACGGCCCAGTGGCGGAAGAACTGGTAGTCGTATTCGATAGAGCCTTCTGGCCAGAAGTTCCCATAGATCTTTCTGGTAAGGCTGCCCTGGGGATAGAAAGCTGCACCTCTTATCTTTATGCTGTTTTTTCTCATCGTCTCTTCCACAGGAGCTGCTGCATCTGCAAAAAGCGATACGGCCGTAGAAAGAGAGAGAATCAGCGTCGCAAAAAGTAACCTTGTGTGTTTCATTTTTCCCCAAATTTATTTAAAAGCGGAAGCCGATGCTGGCGCCCACATCTCCGCCGCCTGTGAGCCTGTGCGGATGATGATGGTTGAAGGCGAACCAGTTGAAACGGTAAGCGGCAAAGAGGTCGAAGAAGAGGCACTCGCGAAGGTCGAACTCGATGCCCGCTTGAGCGATAGAGGCGACGCCCCACTTATTCTCATATCTCTTCACAAAAGAAGAGTCGTTGAAAAAGTGTGCATAGGCCCCGCCAACACCAAGACCCAGGTAGGGATGGACGCATCTGCCACCGAACTTTGCATTGATTCCCAATGTGACTGGAACGAGTGTAATAGTGGTTTTCTCTCTCTCGCCGATGCTATGTCCATTGCGGCGGGTGTAGGCTCCATTCAAAAAAAATGCCCAATGCTTACTGAAGAGATGGTCGAACTCGATCGATCCCTCTGGCCAGTAGCGGCCGTAGATCTGTCTTGTGAGGCTGCCTTGCGGATAGAAGGCTGCGGCGCGGAATTTGAGACTATTTTTTCTCTCTTTTGCGATTCGAGAAGTAGGCTGTGCAGCTGTCTCTCGCCGCGCTTCATCTGCGGTTTCATTTGCTCTCAAAGAGGGAATCGCAGGGCTGCTTTCTTCACCTTCATCTCTTCCTGAAGGCTCAATTAGCCAGACGCCGCTTCCAGCAACAACCTTTGTGATAGAAGCCTCTTTCTCTGTTTCAGAGAGCTCCTCATCTGCAACTAGCAGATTCACGCTCATCATAAAAAAAGAGAATAGAGTGAGTATTTTCATTATCACTTATATCTCTTATTCTCTTAAAAATGTTCAAGAAAAATATTGTCGCATGATGTACAACTTTGCGCATGCATGAGAGTGAAGCGCTTCTTGTTTTAACACACAGACTTAAGCCATCAGAGGTAAGAAAGCTTGTGAAAGCTGCGGGCTCGGCAGCGGAGGCGCTTAAACTTGCGCATCCGCAGCTAGCGGGATGGGAGGCAGCCTCTGACTGGAGAGAGGATCTCGAACTGGCTACTCGTCACAAGATAAAGCTTCTAGCCTTTACAGACCCCTGCTACCCGTCCGCTCTCCTTAAACTGCCAGACCCTCCACCGCTCCTCTATATTAAGGGGAAGCTCGCTCCAGAAGATGAGGGTGGTGTTGGGGTTGTGGGGACGCGCATCTGCTCATTATATGGAAAAGAGGCAGCCTTTAAGATAAGCGAGGAGGTGGCGCGCTTTGGGCTAACTGTGGTAAGCGGGCTAGCGCGCGGCATCGACACAGCGGCTCACATGGGCGCATTGAAAGGAGGAAGAAGCGTCGCCTTCATCGGCTCCGGCCTTGCAGATCTCTACCCCAAGGAGAACATTAAGCTGGCGGAGGAGATTGCACAGCGAGGAGCGGTCATCAGCGAACACCCGATGCTAACCCCGCCCGCAAAACACCTCTTCCCCCGAAGGAACCGCCTGATCGCAGCTCTCTCTGCGGGCAGTTTTCTGGTGGAAGCTCCGATAAAAAGCGGGGCGATGATCACGATGGATTACGCGCACTCTCTTGGAAAAAAGTGCTTCGCCCTGCCCGGCAGAATCGACGTGGAGAGCTTTCGTGGAAATCATTTTTTAATTAAAAGCGGAAAAGCCCTACTTGTGGAAAATGGGCAAGAGATGGTATCCATACTTCAACCTGAAAAAGGCAAATTATCTTTTGAACCAACTCGTAATTTAGCTTTTCTCGAAGAAGAGGAGAGGGCTCTACTCCTCTGTTTTCCCTCGGAAGAGGTGAGTTTTGATGAGCTCGCATCGAAGGCTAAGCTCTCGATACCAAAATTAAGTGCGAAATTAATGGGTCTTGTTTTAAAAGGGGCCATTCGGGAATTCCCAGGGAAATATTACAAAAAAAATGGTTAAAGCTCTAATCATCGTCGAGTCTCCTACCAAGATTAAAACTCTAAAAAAATTTTTAGGGAAGGGCTACCATTTTGAATCCTCTCTCGGCCACATTCGAGATCTTCCTCAGCGCGGATTTGGCATCGATATCGAGAACGACTTTGAACCTCAATACGCTCTGCTCCCCGAAAAAAACGAGGTGATCCAGCGTCTAAAAAATGCGGCGAAAGCGGTAGACGTCGTCTACCTCTCTCCCGATCCGGACCGCGAAGGAGAGGCTATCGCGTGGCATATCGCTTCAATCCTCCCCAAGTCTACAAAGATCCAGCGCGTGACCTTTAACGAGTTTACAAAAGACGCGATCCTAGAAGCGCTTGAACATCCCCGCAAGATAGACCAGGCTCTAGTCGATGCCCAACAAGCACGACGTCTACTCGATCGCATCGTGGGATATAAGATCTCTCCTATTCTAATGCGCAGAGTGCAGGGAGCTCGCGATGGAGGCCTCTCTGCAGGAAGAGTTCAATCGGTAGCATTAAAGCTGGTCGTCGATCGCGAAAATGAGATCGAGGCGTTTATCCCAGTGGAGTACTGGAATATCGGCGCTATTCTTCAGCCCTCAAGCAGCGAGCAGACCTTCCGCGCTGCCCTCTACTCTGTGGATGGACGACGCGTAGAAAAAGAGCCTGTTCCAGGAAAAGAGACCTTTACAATTCCGAACCAAGATGAGGCGGAGAAGGTCACTTCTAAGCTCAAGAAGGCGAAGTTTAAGGTCGATTCTGTTGAAAAGCGCGAAAAGAGGCGCAATCCCTCCCCTCCATTTATCACTTCGACACTTCAGCAGGAAGCAAGCCGTCACTTCGGTTTTTCAGCTTCAAGAACGATGAATATCGCTCAAGGTCTCTATGAGGGTGTAGATTTAGGAAATGAGGGCCCTGAAGGTCTTATTACCTATATGCGTACCGACTCGGTGCGCCTTGCTCCCGAAGCGATCGAATCTGCACGCAGATTGATCGCGTCCGAATTTGGCAAGGAGTATCTCCCCTCGGAAGGAAGACAGTTTACTGCAAAAAAGAGCGCGCAAGATGCGCACGAGGCGATCCGCCCAACAAATCTTCTTCACACTCCTGACAAGATCAGAAACTATCTTCACGATGATCAGTTTAAACTCTATCAGCTAATCTGGCGCCGTCTGGTCGCATCGCAGATGAACCCCGCAATCTACGACACCGTCTCCTGCGATATCGGTACCGATCAGAACATCATGCTGCGAGCAACAGGATCCACACTAAAATTTTCAGGGTTCCTCGCTGTTTACGAAGAGAAGGAAGATCGCACACACCAGGATGAGGAGAAGGATGAAGATCGCCTTCTACCGCCTCTTGTTGAAGGGCAAGCGCTTAAGCTCGAAGATCTTCAATCTCTTCAGGTCTTCACTCGCCCCCCTCCACGCTACACTGAAGCCTCTCTGATCAAAGAGATGGAGAAGTTGGGTATCGGACGCCCATCGACCTACGCAGCGATTATGAATAAGATTCAGAGTCGCGACTACTCTGTTAAGGAGAAGGGAACGCTGAAACCAACCGAGCTCGGAAGAGTAATCGCTCGCATGCTTGAGGACAACTTCAAGATCATCATGGATGTCGGCTTTACTGCTGCCATGGAAGATGAGCTCGAGTTTGTCGCAGAAAATAAAAAGAACTGGAAAGAGCTGATTAAAGATTTCTGGAAGAGCTTCATTCCTCTTGTCGAAGCTGCAGAGAAGGAGGCGTTCGTCCCGCGCCTCATGACCGACATCGACTGCCCCGAGTGTGGCCATAAACTACAGAAGATCTGGGCGCGCAAAAAATACTTCTACGGCTGCTCCAACTACCCTACGTGCAGCTTTACCACCGCCGTTGAAGCGCTCAACTTTAAAAAAGAGGATTACGACCCCAGCTTCAACTGGGATCAACCATGTCCTAAGTGCGGCAAGCCCATGAAATTGCGTCACGGCAAGTTCGGCCCCTTCTTGGGCTGCTCAAACTACCCCGAATGCCGCGGCATTGTCAATGTGACCAAGGTGGGAGAGCCCCTCCCCTCGGAGATGCCGACATGCCCTGCAACCGATTGCGATGGCAAGATGGTGCAGCGCAGATCGCGTTTTGGCAAGCCCTTCTTCTCCTGCTCAAACTACCCCGATTGCGATGTGATCGTGAATAAGTTGGATGATCTTGAAGAGAAGTATAAAGATCATCCCAAGACCCCCTACGTTAAAAAAACCAAGGGGCGCTTCGGCAAAAAAGGGGCCGCATCTAAAAAAGAGGAAGCCGCTGAGAAGAAGCCTGCAAAAGGCAAGAAAGCGAGCGCTCCTAAAAAAGCTGCTGCCAAAAAAGCTCCTCGTGCACAAAAAGCTTTAACTCTCTCTCCAGCACTTCAAGAGGTGACTGGTGAAAAAGAGCTCTCCCGCACAGCCGTCACCAAAAAGGTGTGGGACTACATCAAAGCTAACGATCTTCAAGACTCTAAAAATCGCCGCATGATTGTTCCCGATGCCAAGCTGGCCAAGATTCTCGGAAACAAGCCCGTCGACATGATGAAGCTCGCCGGCCTCCTAAGCAAGCACCTCTCCTAACAAACTTGATAAGATTTTACACAGAGATCACAGAGGCACAGAGAGGGAGGAGGAGAAAGAAAAAATACCGCAAAGCGGCAGAGCATCCATTTTTTCTGCTTCCGCAGAAAAAATGATCTTCTCCTCTTTCTCTGTGTCTCTGTGATCTCTGTGTAAAATTTTCTTCAGATCTTTTACTCATCTAGCTCATGGATTTTGCTTCACTCAAAATGAAGTTTTCAACTATAGCCTAGCGATATATCATCTCCACCCTCAAAACACGCTATGCAGGCTGCCAAACAGATGATCGTAATCGATGGACGCGTATTCAGCACGGATGCTCACGACCGCGGCATGGGCCGCTATGTGCGATTCATCATCCAGACCGTTGCGGCCGCAGGGTTTGAGATCTGCCTAATTTTATATAAAAACAGTCGCCTAGAAAAAGATGATCCTCTCCAAGCTCTCATAAAAAAAATCGAGTTCGTGGATATTTATCCGGATATTCACTGCGAGCCGGAGATCCACACCTCTTCTCATGCCATAGAAGTTATTCTACGGAATAGTAAGGCTGAGGCTTTTATTGATACGACGCCTTTTCTTCTTCCTGCGCGTCTCGATATCACCGTCTGCCCAGTCATCGCCATTGCCTATGACCTCATTCCGTTGAAACACCCCAAAGAGTACAATCTCATTTCAGAAGGTGTCTGCTCCTCTACTTATCGAAATGGACTCAGGCGTCTCATCAATGCCGATTTTATAATTGCAATTTCCAGTTACACCAAAGACGCGATCTCTGCCTACCTTGGCATTGAGAAAGAGAGGATCGAGGTGATCTATCCCTGCCTTGATGAAGCCTACCTTCTTCCTCATTCAAGTGTGCAAAAAACAAAGGATTTTTTTTCAATCATCGGAGGTCACTTCTCTAAAAATCCTGAATTTGCACTTAAATTATTCAACGCATTAACTCTTTCAAAAAAACAGAATTTTACTCTTTGTGTTCCAACACTCCATCAGATCAAAACGCTCGAGTACAATTTTTTCTCTCTAACAAAAGAGCTTTTAATTCAGCACTCTCTCAGTGAAGAGGAGAAGATTTCATCACAGGCCTCCGCCAGAGTCGCTTTTCACCTCTCGCGAGATGAGGGATTTGGTATTCCTCTTCTCGAAGCACTCTTCTTACATACCCGCGTTATCTGTTGTGATATTCCCATCAACCGAGAGATCCTGGAAAAATCGGGAGAGACGTATAAAGGAATGATCTCTCTTCTACTCTCTCTCGAACTCAATGAGCAGTCCATCTCGGAAATCGAGAGTTTTATCAACCTTTCAGAAACGGATGAGAATGATCTCCTATTTAAAAAAATAAGAGACTCCTTCATCAACCACTGGACAGAAGAAGCTCCGCTCGTCATTCAAAGAGCAGTTGTAGAGGCCGCAGCAAACCACCTCGCCTTTTCAAACGAAATCACTGCAAAAATGGTCTGCAATACGCCTGGTGATTTCTGCGGTGTTGCAGACTATGCGTATAGTATCCCCTGCGGAACTAAGAAGAATATGCTCATTTATACCGCCGATACATCGATAAAAAAACTCGATGCTCTACCAGGCGTGCGCATAAAGACGCATCTATCTTTTCCAGCAGACTTAGATAAAAAAACTCCAACGATCTTCCACTTCGCTATATCAGAACGCCTCTTCTTCGGAATCGAACTCCTGCGCAAATACGGATCTTCAAATGATCTTGTAATCCTCCATGATCACTCCTATCTATTTGGACTCTATAGAGCTTTTCTTAACAGGAATTATGACGACTTTCTTACTGCTTATTTTATCGAGGAGGATGCTCCCTTTGCCAAACAACTTAAGAATGCAAGACATTTAAATTTCGATGAGTTCAATGCTTCCCTAAAGGGATATAGCTCCGCGTGGCTTCGCAGACTAAACATTCCGGCGATAAGTCACTTGACAGAGAGCGCGCAAAAGGAGCATGAGCTTCTCTCTTCCTCAACCCTGAAGATAGATAAAAAGTATGTCGACATCGGAATAGAGGATAGAGTCTCCTTTCTGTTATTTCGCGCAGCAAAAATCTGGCGCAGACAAAAAGGTCTTTTCGATACGGATCTTCTCGTGGGAGTTTTTGGATCGATTACAGATAATAAGTATATCCCAGAAATTGGCGAAGCGGTAGCTCGGGCATGTAAAGCTGTTAGACATCGTTCTGAAGGCTGCTCAAAAATACACCTTGTTCTCTGTGGAACAGTGCTTGATCGAGCAGTTTTTGATCGAGCAAAGTCCCACTTTGCAAGCGAGGGTCTCGACTCTTTCTTTCACTACGAACACTCCCTAACAGATGAGATGTTTGATGGGCTCATTGCAGCGACAGATCTTGTGATCTCTTGCAGAAGACAGGATCGAGGACAGTTAAGCCATATCGTTCCCAGAACTCTTTCTCTAGGCAAGCCTCTTTTGACCAACTCTAAAAGTGGTTATACAATGGTTCAAAACGACTGCCTGATCGATGAAGAGGAGTTCACACTCAATCTGGAGAAGAAGCTCCTACATATTGCAAAACATCCGGAGGAGCTCAAATCCATCTCCTCATTTAATCGGAATCTCTTCTCGGAAAAGCATGATGTCGCCCAATTTTTTAATCACATCAAAACTTTTGCATGAAATTTACAAAAACAATCGACGTTGAAGATTTTCAAAGCGCAGAACTGAAGCCCTACCTGCAAGCAATCGCAGATGAGGAGATGGCTTTTTTCGGAATTGAAAATCCCGGCATTACCTGCGATTCGAAAAATTGGGAAACGGCGATGGCGCTTCGCGCATTTGGAGAGAACGATCTTTTAAAAGAGGGAAAGCTCTTTGCGGGAATTGGAGCAGGAATAGAACGCCTAACTGAGCTGTTAGCCAGCAGAGGAGCTCTGGTTTTTCCGACAGACCGCTATCTCGAGCCGACGTTTCGGTCAGATGCGGCGCCTTCCGGTTATATGATTAGCCCAAAGAGTTTTAGTAGCTTCTGCTCTCATCCCAAAAACATCATTCCCGTACACTCCGATCCACGCTCTTTAAATCTCCCCTCAAATCTCTTTGATGGAGTCTACTCTTTAGGATCGATCGAGCATTTTGGAAGTTTGGACGCTGTAGAAGCGGCCTCTCATGAGATCGCGCGAATTTTGAAACCAGGAGGAATCGCCTCAATCTCAACGGAATTTTTTCTAGAAGGTCCTGCTGGTAGATCCTCGTTCGATGAGAACTGCATCTTGTTTACTCCAGAGATGATTGAGAAGCATATCATTCGCTCCTCTGGCCTGGAATCTCTCGGTACGCCAAATAACCGGCCTTCTGCTCAAACTTTTGGAACGAGAAGAGTGCTTACCGATTTTCTAAAGTCTTCAAAATCGGCAAAAACTTTTCTAGATAAGGTGGACGCCTATCCGAATCTGGTCCTATATCACGATGGCTTTCTATTCTGCTCCGTCCACATCTTGCTAAAAAAACCTCTCGACTGGAAGCCAGTAGCGGTATCTGAGGCAAAAGTCTCTCTCTTTTCGAAAGAGATCGAGACTCGCAATCAGTCCGCGATCATAAAACTGCAAAATGGGCTCTCAAATCCTAATGCAACTCTTCTTTCCAACAAGACCTCTGAAACCAAACTCCCGCAAAAAACTCTCCTGTTTCATCTGCTCAGCGAGGTAAATGAGCTTCTCAAAAGAATGCCTAAATTAAGATATTTCATTATGAGGCTGCTCTTTCTCTCTCCGGGGCTCGCAGCCTTTCTGCGTCGCAAATTAAAAACCTTCGGCATCGTTCCATAAGAGACTATCTACAACCCTATTCTTTTTTAAATAAATAGCAGTCTGAAGATGAGCGAGATACATCCAAGGAGCAGTGTTCTTTCAGATAAGAAACTGCTTGTGAAGTAGAAGTCCAGCTCACATCATCAAACCAGATATACCCTCCTTTTTTTACTTTTGGGAACCATTTTTCCACATCAAACAGAGCCTGTTCTGCTGAGTGATTGCCATCCACATGTAAAATATCCACAGATTCATCCGCGAAACGAGTCACAGCTTTCGCCGATGTCATCCTCTTTACAGAACAGTACTCTTTCAATTGGTTTCGCTTTAAAACTGAAAGGAATCCACGGTAGATTTTTCTCATATCGAGCGCATTCCACCAATTATAAGCTGCCCCTCCCGTCTCATATCCAACTAAACATTCTTCTTTGCTCCAGGGATCTACAGCATAGACCATCCCATTCCCTAAATATTTAAGCGCCTGACAAGTGGGATAGATAGAAGCTCCTCCATACACACCGATTTCTACACAAACTAGTGGATATGTGTCGTGAATGAGATCCATCATTTTTTCTGCCTTCTCTCGACTGCAAAAGCCCTCAACTTCATGTTGACGAGACAAAACTTCAGCTTTATAAGCTTCCCACTTCAGGTCGACTCTATTGTCGTAAATGAAGTTTAATTTCCTGAAATGATCTATATTTTGTTGCACGTATCTAGGGTACGTTTCATCTATTGAAACCTGTCTAGTGCGATGTCCATTTATCATCAGCTCATCTTCTCCTTGCGGAGCTACTTCGATGCTAGATCCATGAGCATACGCCTCAAACTTAGCCTTTACTCTATCCGCGCCGCCCATCCAAGTAAAATGCCATCCTCCATTTTTTAAATAATAGGCAGCATTTTTTGCCTTCCAGTCCACTTTTTTGCCGCCGTAGTATCCACTGATTATCCCTCTAAAAATTGAAGGCGTTATCGTTTTCAAATAACCATAGGTTGTCGCTCCTGCGCTATCCCAAGGAATAAAACCTAACCGATCTAAAAAGTAGAAATAGAGAGCCATGCATATCCCAAC includes:
- a CDS encoding porin family protein; protein product: MKHTRLLFATLILSLSTAVSLFADAAAPVEETMRKNSIKIRGAAFYPQGSLTRKIYGNFWPEGSIEYDYQFFRHWAVFANGAVTHKSGHSVGVGHKTRITLVPTTVGINAKIGGSSWFHPYLGIGVGAAYVHFFNDSDFIPKHTHKWGFASFYQAGMEFDVNKWFFVDVLAAYRFNWFGFNNMSHRQTGGLDLGAGLGFRF
- the dprA gene encoding DNA-protecting protein DprA, which encodes MHESEALLVLTHRLKPSEVRKLVKAAGSAAEALKLAHPQLAGWEAASDWREDLELATRHKIKLLAFTDPCYPSALLKLPDPPPLLYIKGKLAPEDEGGVGVVGTRICSLYGKEAAFKISEEVARFGLTVVSGLARGIDTAAHMGALKGGRSVAFIGSGLADLYPKENIKLAEEIAQRGAVISEHPMLTPPAKHLFPRRNRLIAALSAGSFLVEAPIKSGAMITMDYAHSLGKKCFALPGRIDVESFRGNHFLIKSGKALLVENGQEMVSILQPEKGKLSFEPTRNLAFLEEEERALLLCFPSEEVSFDELASKAKLSIPKLSAKLMGLVLKGAIREFPGKYYKKNG
- the topA gene encoding type I DNA topoisomerase — encoded protein: MVKALIIVESPTKIKTLKKFLGKGYHFESSLGHIRDLPQRGFGIDIENDFEPQYALLPEKNEVIQRLKNAAKAVDVVYLSPDPDREGEAIAWHIASILPKSTKIQRVTFNEFTKDAILEALEHPRKIDQALVDAQQARRLLDRIVGYKISPILMRRVQGARDGGLSAGRVQSVALKLVVDRENEIEAFIPVEYWNIGAILQPSSSEQTFRAALYSVDGRRVEKEPVPGKETFTIPNQDEAEKVTSKLKKAKFKVDSVEKREKRRNPSPPFITSTLQQEASRHFGFSASRTMNIAQGLYEGVDLGNEGPEGLITYMRTDSVRLAPEAIESARRLIASEFGKEYLPSEGRQFTAKKSAQDAHEAIRPTNLLHTPDKIRNYLHDDQFKLYQLIWRRLVASQMNPAIYDTVSCDIGTDQNIMLRATGSTLKFSGFLAVYEEKEDRTHQDEEKDEDRLLPPLVEGQALKLEDLQSLQVFTRPPPRYTEASLIKEMEKLGIGRPSTYAAIMNKIQSRDYSVKEKGTLKPTELGRVIARMLEDNFKIIMDVGFTAAMEDELEFVAENKKNWKELIKDFWKSFIPLVEAAEKEAFVPRLMTDIDCPECGHKLQKIWARKKYFYGCSNYPTCSFTTAVEALNFKKEDYDPSFNWDQPCPKCGKPMKLRHGKFGPFLGCSNYPECRGIVNVTKVGEPLPSEMPTCPATDCDGKMVQRRSRFGKPFFSCSNYPDCDVIVNKLDDLEEKYKDHPKTPYVKKTKGRFGKKGAASKKEEAAEKKPAKGKKASAPKKAAAKKAPRAQKALTLSPALQEVTGEKELSRTAVTKKVWDYIKANDLQDSKNRRMIVPDAKLAKILGNKPVDMMKLAGLLSKHLS
- a CDS encoding glycosyltransferase, whose translation is MQAAKQMIVIDGRVFSTDAHDRGMGRYVRFIIQTVAAAGFEICLILYKNSRLEKDDPLQALIKKIEFVDIYPDIHCEPEIHTSSHAIEVILRNSKAEAFIDTTPFLLPARLDITVCPVIAIAYDLIPLKHPKEYNLISEGVCSSTYRNGLRRLINADFIIAISSYTKDAISAYLGIEKERIEVIYPCLDEAYLLPHSSVQKTKDFFSIIGGHFSKNPEFALKLFNALTLSKKQNFTLCVPTLHQIKTLEYNFFSLTKELLIQHSLSEEEKISSQASARVAFHLSRDEGFGIPLLEALFLHTRVICCDIPINREILEKSGETYKGMISLLLSLELNEQSISEIESFINLSETDENDLLFKKIRDSFINHWTEEAPLVIQRAVVEAAANHLAFSNEITAKMVCNTPGDFCGVADYAYSIPCGTKKNMLIYTADTSIKKLDALPGVRIKTHLSFPADLDKKTPTIFHFAISERLFFGIELLRKYGSSNDLVILHDHSYLFGLYRAFLNRNYDDFLTAYFIEEDAPFAKQLKNARHLNFDEFNASLKGYSSAWLRRLNIPAISHLTESAQKEHELLSSSTLKIDKKYVDIGIEDRVSFLLFRAAKIWRRQKGLFDTDLLVGVFGSITDNKYIPEIGEAVARACKAVRHRSEGCSKIHLVLCGTVLDRAVFDRAKSHFASEGLDSFFHYEHSLTDEMFDGLIAATDLVISCRRQDRGQLSHIVPRTLSLGKPLLTNSKSGYTMVQNDCLIDEEEFTLNLEKKLLHIAKHPEELKSISSFNRNLFSEKHDVAQFFNHIKTFA
- a CDS encoding class I SAM-dependent methyltransferase → MKFTKTIDVEDFQSAELKPYLQAIADEEMAFFGIENPGITCDSKNWETAMALRAFGENDLLKEGKLFAGIGAGIERLTELLASRGALVFPTDRYLEPTFRSDAAPSGYMISPKSFSSFCSHPKNIIPVHSDPRSLNLPSNLFDGVYSLGSIEHFGSLDAVEAASHEIARILKPGGIASISTEFFLEGPAGRSSFDENCILFTPEMIEKHIIRSSGLESLGTPNNRPSAQTFGTRRVLTDFLKSSKSAKTFLDKVDAYPNLVLYHDGFLFCSVHILLKKPLDWKPVAVSEAKVSLFSKEIETRNQSAIIKLQNGLSNPNATLLSNKTSETKLPQKTLLFHLLSEVNELLKRMPKLRYFIMRLLFLSPGLAAFLRRKLKTFGIVP
- a CDS encoding class I SAM-dependent methyltransferase; translated protein: MRLSLCLLSFLLCSSSFATVYDCFSFYNELEILEIRLNELNDHVDKFVLVEATHTHKGLPKPLYFSENKERFSKFLDKIICIVVDLPESYTARERTEDANFEREVFQRDQIMQALSHCSNDDIIFISDVDEIWRGDCFDQISSPLKSGRYDKVGICMALYFYFLDRLGFIPWDSAGATTYGYLKTITPSIFRGIISGYYGGKKVDWKAKNAAYYLKNGGWHFTWMGGADRVKAKFEAYAHGSSIEVAPQGEDELMINGHRTRQVSIDETYPRYVQQNIDHFRKLNFIYDNRVDLKWEAYKAEVLSRQHEVEGFCSREKAEKMMDLIHDTYPLVCVEIGVYGGASIYPTCQALKYLGNGMVYAVDPWSKEECLVGYETGGAAYNWWNALDMRKIYRGFLSVLKRNQLKEYCSVKRMTSAKAVTRFADESVDILHVDGNHSAEQALFDVEKWFPKVKKGGYIWFDDVSWTSTSQAVSYLKEHCSLDVSRSSSDCYLFKKE